In one Brevibacillus composti genomic region, the following are encoded:
- a CDS encoding GNAT family N-acetyltransferase, translating into MQYVRIQNIQDPLFVQMHQLMQEVFPPEEVLDFDLWKEPLEDPGIRVFVAVHEGKVVGATEYRYYPDMNVAMTDFTIIGREGMGIGRFLARERQKDLLRLAEQNGKVLYGMFAEIYDPYKAQDHAFGGIKPMDPFVRREVLSHLGYKRIDFPYVHPSWQNDGEAVSGLDLCFMPTDEDQDQLESSLVKTFLTRYYAVLPQKPQTWLDMVDGLAKQDKLALLPI; encoded by the coding sequence ATGCAATACGTACGCATTCAAAATATTCAAGACCCGTTGTTTGTGCAGATGCACCAGCTGATGCAGGAAGTGTTTCCGCCGGAGGAAGTCCTCGACTTTGACCTGTGGAAAGAACCGCTGGAGGATCCGGGCATCCGCGTATTTGTCGCCGTTCACGAGGGAAAAGTCGTAGGTGCGACCGAATATCGCTATTATCCAGACATGAATGTAGCCATGACCGATTTCACGATTATCGGACGGGAAGGCATGGGCATCGGCCGCTTCCTCGCCCGCGAGCGGCAAAAAGATTTGCTCCGCCTGGCAGAACAAAACGGCAAGGTGCTCTACGGAATGTTTGCCGAGATCTACGATCCGTACAAAGCCCAAGACCATGCCTTCGGCGGCATCAAGCCGATGGATCCGTTTGTCCGCAGAGAAGTGCTTTCCCACCTGGGCTACAAACGCATTGATTTTCCGTACGTGCATCCGTCCTGGCAAAATGACGGAGAAGCCGTTTCCGGGCTCGACCTGTGCTTCATGCCGACCGACGAAGACCAGGATCAGCTGGAATCTTCGCTGGTCAAGACTTTCCTGACGCGCTACTACGCCGTTCTGCCGCAAAAGCCCCAGACGTGGCTGGACATGGTCGATGGATTGGCCAAACAAGACAAACTGGCGCTTTTACCCATCTAA
- the msrA gene encoding peptide-methionine (S)-S-oxide reductase MsrA has protein sequence MLEKATFAGGCFWCMVKPFDELPGIHGVVSGYTGGFTENPTYEEVCTDQTGHREAVQITFDPDIFPYEKLLHIFWMNIDPTDAGGQFHDRGEHYKTAIYYHNERQKELAEKSKQELEASGRFSAPIVTDILPAKPFYPAEEGHQAYYKKNPFHYNRYYAGSGRKQFTEEHWRAQKDPAELKKRLTPIQYEVTQNNGTERPFTGEYYNNTRDGIYVDIVSGEPLFSSRDQYDAGCGWPSFTKPLHKHHINELLDTSHGMIRTEVRSKYGDSHLGHVFPDGPGPNGLRYCINSAALRFIPKEELEAEGYGEYLSLFEQDQ, from the coding sequence ATGCTAGAGAAGGCAACGTTTGCAGGTGGGTGCTTTTGGTGCATGGTCAAACCATTTGATGAGCTGCCCGGCATCCACGGCGTTGTGTCAGGGTATACCGGCGGATTTACCGAGAATCCCACGTACGAGGAAGTCTGCACCGATCAGACAGGGCATCGGGAGGCCGTACAAATTACCTTTGACCCTGACATTTTCCCCTATGAGAAGCTGCTTCACATCTTCTGGATGAACATCGATCCGACAGATGCAGGCGGACAGTTCCACGACCGCGGCGAGCATTACAAGACCGCGATTTACTACCATAACGAACGGCAGAAGGAACTGGCGGAGAAATCAAAACAGGAGCTGGAGGCAAGCGGCCGTTTTTCCGCACCGATCGTGACGGATATTTTGCCCGCGAAGCCGTTTTATCCGGCGGAGGAAGGGCATCAGGCCTACTACAAGAAGAACCCGTTCCACTACAACCGCTACTATGCCGGTTCCGGCCGCAAACAGTTCACCGAAGAACATTGGCGCGCACAAAAAGACCCGGCAGAACTGAAGAAGAGACTGACGCCGATCCAATATGAGGTGACGCAAAACAACGGAACGGAGCGTCCCTTCACAGGCGAATACTACAACAATACGAGAGACGGCATCTATGTCGACATTGTTTCCGGCGAGCCGCTTTTCAGTTCCCGGGATCAATACGATGCGGGCTGCGGCTGGCCCAGCTTCACTAAGCCCTTGCACAAGCACCATATCAACGAGCTTTTGGATACGTCGCACGGGATGATTCGGACGGAGGTCCGCAGCAAATACGGCGACTCCCATCTCGGCCATGTGTTCCCTGATGGACCCGGACCAAACGGCTTGCGCTACTGCATCAATTCAGCCGCCTTGCGATTTATTCCCAAGGAGGAGCTGGAAGCAGAGGGGTACGGGGAGTATCTCAGTCTGTTTGAGCAGGACCAATAA
- a CDS encoding sigma-54 interaction domain-containing protein produces MRDYTLIQAILDASHDGIIAVDRDSTVIWVNKNALEILGLPPHVVGEKITRYIPQSDLLRILATGKREIGDIATVLNRQIIINRLPIVIDGQTVGAVSTFKEFTDIQKMELRIRKQSMESGLEAKYRLEDIVGHSDVIREAKELAETFGRTEATVLILGETGTGKELFAQGMHLCSQRAAGPFVAVNCAALPGNLLESELFGYEDGAFTGARKGGKPGLFELAHGGTLFLDEIGEMSLPIQALLLRVLQEKKVRRIGGERVIPVDVRIIAATNRDVEERIRMSQFRSDLYYRLNVLTLELPPLRQRLEDIPALTWAIIREIAERGDKTIESVSESLFKLFTQHDWPGNVRELRNVVERMVLLSKTARLERRDAAFFEKKLQKRRQTDGAAAVAGTIPAAEDEAEMILRVLQQTRGNRQEAAKLLGVDRTTLWRKLKKYGHGST; encoded by the coding sequence GTGAGAGACTATACCCTCATTCAGGCGATACTGGATGCCTCCCATGACGGCATCATCGCGGTGGATCGGGACTCGACGGTGATCTGGGTGAATAAAAACGCTCTGGAGATTCTCGGCCTCCCTCCCCATGTGGTCGGAGAAAAAATTACCCGCTACATTCCCCAATCCGACTTGCTGCGCATTCTGGCCACGGGCAAGCGGGAGATCGGGGACATCGCGACCGTCTTGAACCGCCAAATTATCATAAACCGCCTGCCGATCGTCATCGACGGGCAGACGGTGGGTGCCGTCAGTACATTCAAGGAATTTACCGATATTCAAAAAATGGAACTGCGGATTCGCAAGCAGAGCATGGAAAGCGGCCTCGAGGCCAAATACAGGCTGGAGGATATCGTCGGCCATTCCGACGTCATCCGGGAGGCAAAAGAGCTGGCGGAAACCTTTGGCCGCACAGAGGCCACCGTCCTGATTCTGGGAGAAACGGGGACGGGAAAGGAGCTGTTTGCGCAGGGCATGCACCTGTGCAGCCAGCGTGCAGCAGGTCCCTTCGTCGCCGTCAACTGTGCCGCTTTGCCGGGAAATTTGCTGGAGAGCGAACTCTTCGGTTACGAGGATGGCGCCTTTACCGGAGCGCGCAAGGGAGGAAAGCCCGGCTTGTTTGAACTGGCGCATGGCGGCACGCTCTTTTTGGATGAGATCGGCGAGATGTCTCTGCCCATCCAAGCGCTGCTGCTTCGGGTGCTGCAGGAGAAAAAGGTGAGACGGATAGGCGGAGAGCGCGTCATTCCGGTGGATGTGCGCATCATTGCGGCCACCAACCGCGATGTGGAAGAACGAATCCGGATGAGCCAATTCCGTTCGGATCTTTATTACCGGCTGAATGTTCTGACTTTGGAGCTCCCGCCGCTGAGGCAAAGACTGGAGGACATCCCCGCCCTCACCTGGGCGATCATCCGCGAAATCGCCGAGAGGGGCGACAAGACGATCGAGAGCGTGAGCGAATCCCTTTTTAAGCTGTTCACCCAGCATGATTGGCCGGGCAACGTGCGGGAGCTGCGCAATGTCGTGGAACGGATGGTGCTGCTGAGCAAAACGGCGAGGCTGGAGCGGCGGGATGCCGCCTTTTTTGAAAAGAAACTGCAGAAACGCCGCCAGACGGACGGGGCTGCTGCTGTGGCGGGGACGATTCCTGCCGCCGAGGATGAGGCGGAGATGATCCTGCGCGTTTTGCAACAGACGAGAGGGAATCGACAGGAGGCGGCGAAGCTGCTCGGCGTCGACCGGACGACGCTATGGCGGAAGCTGAAAAAATACGGGCATGGCTCGACATGA
- a CDS encoding tartrate dehydrogenase, giving the protein MKYFSAAVIPGDGIGPEVMEVGMSLLQAIGDIHGGLSFEAESFPWNCRYYLQHGRMMPEDGLERLRPFDVILLGAIGAPGVPDHISVWELILPIRRSFQQYVNLRPIKLLRGLESPLRGKGHEHLDFVVVRENTEGEYSNMGGRLHVGTPYEMAMQNNVFTRYGTERIIRYAFELAQATGKTRLTAATKSNGINHSMPFWDEIVKEISLHYPNIQTSLIHIDALAAFFVSRPEAFDVVVASNLFGDILTDLGAAVVGGLGLAPSGNINPEKTYPSMFEPIHGSAPDIAGRGIANPIATIWSISMMLDHLGERELGRLVLDCIEEVLVEGKVRTPDIGGKATTQEMGKAILAQLYRRGG; this is encoded by the coding sequence ATGAAATATTTCTCGGCTGCGGTTATACCCGGGGACGGCATTGGCCCGGAGGTGATGGAGGTCGGGATGTCGCTGCTCCAGGCCATCGGAGACATTCATGGCGGTCTGTCGTTTGAGGCGGAGTCGTTTCCGTGGAACTGCCGTTATTATCTGCAGCACGGGCGGATGATGCCAGAGGATGGACTGGAGCGGCTGCGGCCGTTTGACGTGATTCTGCTCGGGGCCATCGGCGCGCCGGGCGTGCCCGACCACATCTCCGTCTGGGAGCTGATCCTCCCGATCAGAAGAAGCTTTCAGCAGTACGTCAACCTGCGCCCGATCAAGCTCCTGCGGGGCCTGGAGAGCCCGCTGCGCGGCAAAGGGCATGAGCATCTGGATTTCGTCGTGGTCCGGGAAAATACAGAGGGTGAATACTCCAATATGGGTGGAAGGCTTCACGTCGGCACCCCTTATGAGATGGCGATGCAAAACAATGTTTTCACCCGATACGGCACCGAGCGGATTATCCGCTATGCCTTTGAATTGGCCCAAGCTACAGGCAAAACGAGGCTGACCGCCGCCACCAAATCAAATGGCATCAACCACTCCATGCCATTTTGGGATGAGATCGTCAAAGAAATCAGCCTCCATTATCCGAATATTCAAACCAGTCTAATCCACATCGACGCGCTTGCCGCTTTTTTTGTCAGCAGGCCCGAAGCGTTTGATGTGGTCGTCGCAAGCAACCTGTTCGGCGATATCTTAACCGATCTCGGTGCGGCGGTGGTGGGGGGGCTCGGTCTGGCTCCGTCGGGCAACATCAATCCGGAGAAAACGTATCCCTCCATGTTCGAGCCGATTCACGGCTCTGCTCCCGACATCGCGGGACGGGGCATCGCCAATCCGATCGCCACCATCTGGAGCATCAGCATGATGCTGGATCACCTGGGGGAGAGAGAACTGGGCAGGCTGGTGCTGGACTGTATTGAGGAGGTACTGGTAGAGGGAAAAGTACGTACGCCTGATATCGGCGGCAAGGCGACGACACAGGAAATGGGGAAAGCCATCTTGGCGCAGCTCTATCGAAGAGGAGGATGA
- a CDS encoding aldehyde dehydrogenase family protein, whose translation MDRAELKTKDYPLYIHGEWIHTEERIPVAHKYTGQVIATIGKASRHHVEEAVTWALHTFRTQKLTPSERSDILLRASQIASSRREELELSLVQEVGKTRKDARGELDRVIHTLRLSSEEAKRICGEMVPLGAAPGSENRLGFAIRVPKGVIAAITPFNYPLLLSTHKVAPALAAGNTIVLKPATATPIASYLLVEILEQAGLPKGFVNIVTGSGSQVGNWLLEDPRIAMYTFTGSAEVGTEIKQRSGLRPVALELGNNSPNIVHEDADLEQAAKLIAQRSFHNAGQACIAVQRIFVAEAVREAFTEKYLSEVRSLRVGDPEDEATDVGPMISEAEAMRAEAWVQEAVQQGAELLHGGHREGSIMHPTVLAKTTPEMKVNCLEVFAPIVTIIPYQSIDEAFAAANASAYGLQAGIFTNDLNLAMRAARELEYGGVIINDVSTYRNDVMPYGGIKNSGLGKEGPHYAIEEMTDLRMVVMNLKQ comes from the coding sequence ATGGATCGTGCAGAGCTCAAAACGAAGGATTACCCGCTGTATATCCACGGGGAATGGATCCATACCGAAGAGAGAATTCCGGTTGCGCATAAATACACAGGGCAGGTCATTGCCACGATTGGGAAAGCGTCTCGCCATCACGTGGAGGAGGCCGTCACCTGGGCGCTGCATACCTTTCGCACGCAAAAGCTGACCCCTTCGGAGAGGAGCGATATCCTGCTTCGGGCCAGTCAGATCGCGAGCAGCAGGCGGGAAGAGCTGGAACTGTCGCTCGTGCAGGAAGTGGGCAAAACCAGAAAGGACGCGCGTGGGGAACTGGATCGGGTCATTCATACACTGCGCCTCTCGTCCGAGGAAGCCAAACGAATCTGCGGCGAAATGGTCCCGCTCGGTGCCGCCCCGGGTTCTGAAAATCGCCTGGGCTTCGCCATTCGCGTGCCGAAAGGAGTGATTGCGGCGATCACGCCATTCAATTATCCGCTCTTGCTGAGCACGCACAAAGTGGCGCCTGCCTTGGCTGCGGGAAATACCATCGTCCTGAAGCCGGCCACTGCCACGCCGATCGCCTCCTATTTGCTGGTCGAGATTCTCGAGCAGGCCGGCTTGCCCAAAGGATTTGTGAACATCGTAACCGGTTCCGGCAGTCAGGTAGGCAACTGGCTCTTGGAAGACCCCCGCATCGCGATGTACACCTTTACCGGTTCGGCGGAAGTGGGGACAGAGATCAAGCAGAGGAGCGGATTGCGCCCGGTCGCCTTGGAGCTGGGCAATAATTCGCCCAATATCGTACACGAGGATGCCGACTTGGAGCAGGCAGCCAAGCTGATCGCACAGCGGAGCTTTCACAATGCCGGGCAGGCGTGCATTGCGGTGCAGAGAATCTTCGTGGCAGAAGCGGTCCGCGAGGCATTTACCGAGAAGTACCTAAGCGAAGTGAGAAGCCTCCGCGTAGGGGATCCGGAAGACGAAGCGACGGATGTCGGCCCGATGATCAGCGAAGCGGAAGCGATGCGGGCAGAAGCATGGGTACAGGAAGCCGTCCAGCAGGGGGCTGAGCTTTTGCATGGCGGACATCGAGAGGGGAGCATCATGCATCCGACGGTGCTGGCGAAGACGACGCCGGAGATGAAAGTAAACTGCCTGGAGGTGTTTGCCCCCATCGTCACGATCATTCCCTATCAATCGATTGACGAAGCGTTTGCCGCTGCCAACGCATCCGCCTACGGGCTGCAAGCCGGCATCTTTACCAATGATTTGAATCTGGCGATGAGAGCGGCCCGCGAGCTGGAATACGGCGGTGTCATCATCAATGACGTATCCACGTATCGCAACGATGTCATGCCTTACGGCGGCATCAAGAACAGCGGACTGGGAAAAGAAGGCCCTCATTACGCCATCGAAGAGATGACCGATCTGCGGATGGTCGTCATGAATCTGAAGCAGTAG
- a CDS encoding SDR family oxidoreductase, whose protein sequence is MLLKGKTAFVTGGGSGMGKAISKLFNKQGAQVAIVDWIGEAAAHTAAECGTAVMPLTADMSREEEVAAAVARTVEEFGSIDIVVNSAGVPMAFTPVEEVSLEQWHRTMDINCTSIFLTAKYAVPHMKAKQSGSILNICSIAGVRARPGLNAYCASKGAAIMLTKALAIELAPYRIRVNGINPGPAETPMLSQFLQGDAEQKERDTKEIFLSSVPLGMLIQPEDIAEAALYLCSDLAKIVTGEIVNVDGGRGI, encoded by the coding sequence ATGTTGTTAAAAGGAAAGACCGCGTTCGTCACCGGCGGCGGCTCGGGGATGGGAAAAGCCATCAGCAAGCTGTTCAATAAGCAGGGAGCTCAGGTGGCCATCGTCGACTGGATTGGGGAGGCTGCTGCCCATACGGCTGCTGAATGCGGCACAGCCGTGATGCCCCTTACAGCGGACATGTCCCGGGAAGAAGAGGTAGCCGCAGCAGTCGCCCGCACCGTGGAGGAGTTCGGCAGTATCGACATCGTCGTCAACTCCGCCGGGGTGCCGATGGCCTTCACCCCGGTTGAGGAAGTGTCGCTGGAGCAGTGGCATCGGACGATGGATATCAATTGCACATCGATTTTCCTCACGGCGAAGTACGCTGTCCCTCATATGAAAGCAAAACAGAGCGGCTCCATCCTCAACATCTGCTCAATTGCGGGTGTCCGGGCGCGCCCCGGATTGAACGCGTACTGTGCGTCAAAAGGGGCGGCCATCATGCTGACGAAGGCGCTGGCGATCGAGCTGGCGCCGTACCGGATTCGCGTCAACGGCATCAATCCCGGACCAGCCGAAACCCCGATGCTCAGCCAATTTTTGCAGGGCGACGCCGAACAAAAAGAACGGGATACCAAGGAAATTTTTCTCAGTAGTGTGCCGCTCGGCATGCTAATCCAACCGGAAGATATTGCCGAGGCCGCGCTCTACCTGTGCAGCGATCTGGCCAAGATCGTCACGGGGGAGATCGTCAATGTCGATGGCGGGCGAGGAATCTGA
- a CDS encoding energy-coupling factor transporter ATPase, whose amino-acid sequence MTKEPIIRVDNVTFSYQVNQEQVIPVLHGVSMEVFSGEYLAIIGHNGSGKSTLSKHLNGILTPHQGDVWVNGINTREKTRIHEIRSQVGMVFQHPDNQLVATIVEDDVAFGLENIGVPPDEMSARVNDALDAVGMSAFRHRPPHHLSGGQKQRVAIAGILAMKPRCLVLDEATSMLDSYGRQEILQVVRQLHREGMTIVTVTHHMSEVAEADRVLVMEGGQIVMEGTPREVFARQDRLRELHLDVPDASRIAQLVHAQNRAFSPDLIHNHEIVDEVRRLHVRRAEASGT is encoded by the coding sequence ATGACGAAAGAACCCATCATTCGTGTGGACAATGTCACGTTTTCTTATCAAGTGAACCAGGAACAGGTCATCCCCGTTTTGCATGGCGTCTCTATGGAAGTTTTTTCAGGTGAGTATCTGGCGATTATCGGGCATAACGGCTCGGGCAAATCGACGCTTTCGAAACATCTGAACGGGATCTTGACGCCACATCAGGGAGACGTCTGGGTAAACGGGATCAATACGAGGGAAAAAACGCGCATCCATGAGATTCGCAGTCAGGTCGGAATGGTCTTTCAGCATCCGGACAATCAGCTTGTGGCGACCATCGTCGAGGATGATGTGGCCTTTGGTCTGGAAAACATCGGCGTTCCGCCGGATGAGATGAGCGCACGGGTGAATGATGCCCTGGACGCGGTCGGGATGAGCGCGTTCCGGCATCGGCCTCCGCATCATTTGTCGGGCGGTCAAAAGCAGCGGGTGGCGATCGCCGGAATTTTGGCGATGAAGCCGCGCTGTCTGGTCCTGGATGAAGCGACCAGCATGCTGGACAGCTATGGCAGACAGGAGATTTTGCAAGTCGTTCGCCAGCTCCATCGGGAAGGGATGACGATCGTCACCGTCACGCATCACATGTCCGAGGTGGCAGAAGCCGACCGCGTGCTGGTGATGGAAGGGGGACAGATCGTGATGGAGGGGACTCCGCGGGAGGTGTTTGCCCGGCAGGATCGCCTCCGGGAGCTCCATCTCGACGTGCCGGACGCGAGCCGGATCGCCCAGTTGGTCCATGCGCAAAACAGGGCCTTTTCTCCCGATCTGATCCACAATCACGAAATTGTGGACGAAGTACGGCGGCTGCACGTCAGACGGGCGGAGGCGAGCGGCACATGA